In Zhaonella formicivorans, one DNA window encodes the following:
- a CDS encoding NADH-dependent [FeFe] hydrogenase, group A6, translating to MALVTLTIDNRKVEIEQGATILEAAKKAGINIPTLCYMEEINEIGACRVCVVEVQGARTLQASCVTPVADGMVVSTSSKRVRAARKANVELLLSNHPQDCLTCKRNQNCELQKLAHDLGIREIRYKGAMTEFAVDDSTPALVRDPQKCVLCRRCVAVCEKVQSVKAIMPLNRGFNTVIAPAFQDKLIDVACVECGQCTLVCPTGALVEKDYTQEVWNALADPGKHVIVQTAPATRVAIGEYFGQEPGTVSTGQMVAALRQLGFDKVFDTDFTADLTIMEEGHELIQRLTQGGTLPMITSCSPGWIKFIEHFYPELLPHLSTCKSPQQMFGALAKTYYAEKVGIPAENIVVVSIMPCTAKKFECQRSEMTDSGYQDVDYVLTTRELAAMIKEAGIDFNLLPEEEYDDPLGISTGAGVIFGATGGVMEAALRTAYEVVTEKELPSLDFKELRGLEGVKEAEVDLEGTKIKVAITNGLSNARKILEKIKAGEADYQFIEVMCCPGGCIGGGGQPIPTDTEVRLKRIAGIYQADVDMPLRKSHENPGVLQLYKEFLEKPLGEKSHHLLHTHYTPRTKY from the coding sequence ATGGCTCTAGTAACCTTAACAATTGATAACCGTAAGGTTGAAATAGAACAAGGAGCAACTATTCTTGAAGCGGCAAAAAAAGCGGGAATCAACATTCCAACACTTTGCTATATGGAAGAAATTAATGAGATTGGCGCTTGCCGGGTATGCGTAGTCGAGGTACAAGGGGCAAGAACGTTGCAGGCTTCCTGTGTAACGCCGGTAGCCGACGGAATGGTTGTTTCAACTTCTTCCAAAAGGGTGCGGGCTGCCCGGAAAGCAAACGTTGAACTACTGCTTTCAAACCATCCGCAGGACTGTTTAACATGTAAACGGAACCAAAATTGTGAATTGCAAAAGCTGGCCCATGATTTAGGGATAAGGGAGATACGATATAAAGGCGCAATGACGGAATTTGCTGTTGATGATTCTACACCTGCTTTGGTCAGGGATCCGCAGAAATGTGTGCTTTGCCGCCGATGTGTGGCAGTTTGTGAGAAAGTGCAAAGTGTAAAAGCCATCATGCCGTTGAACAGGGGATTTAATACGGTAATAGCGCCTGCATTTCAGGACAAGTTAATCGATGTGGCATGTGTAGAATGCGGTCAGTGTACTTTGGTCTGTCCAACGGGAGCGTTAGTGGAAAAAGATTATACCCAGGAAGTATGGAATGCTTTGGCAGACCCCGGGAAGCATGTGATTGTCCAAACTGCCCCGGCCACCAGGGTTGCCATTGGAGAGTATTTTGGTCAAGAGCCGGGCACGGTCAGCACAGGGCAAATGGTTGCTGCATTAAGGCAATTGGGGTTTGATAAAGTCTTTGACACAGACTTTACCGCCGATTTGACTATCATGGAAGAAGGGCATGAGCTGATTCAAAGGCTTACTCAGGGTGGAACATTGCCCATGATAACTTCCTGCAGTCCTGGCTGGATTAAATTCATCGAACACTTTTATCCGGAATTGCTGCCTCATCTATCTACCTGCAAGTCGCCGCAGCAAATGTTCGGCGCTTTAGCAAAAACTTACTATGCAGAGAAAGTAGGAATACCGGCAGAAAATATTGTTGTAGTTTCTATCATGCCATGTACGGCTAAAAAATTCGAATGCCAGCGGTCGGAAATGACTGATAGTGGTTACCAGGATGTAGATTATGTTCTGACTACCAGGGAATTGGCAGCTATGATTAAAGAGGCAGGAATTGATTTTAATCTTCTGCCGGAAGAAGAATACGACGATCCTCTAGGCATTTCCACCGGGGCAGGCGTGATTTTTGGAGCCACGGGAGGTGTCATGGAAGCAGCTCTGCGTACAGCTTATGAAGTAGTTACCGAGAAAGAGCTGCCCAGTCTTGACTTCAAAGAATTGCGGGGCTTGGAGGGAGTTAAAGAAGCTGAGGTTGATCTTGAGGGGACCAAAATCAAGGTTGCTATCACAAACGGACTTAGTAACGCCAGAAAAATACTTGAGAAAATCAAAGCCGGTGAAGCGGATTACCAGTTCATCGAAGTAATGTGCTGTCCCGGCGGATGTATCGGCGGTGGCGGGCAACCTATTCCAACTGATACTGAAGTGAGGCTTAAGCGGATAGCTGGTATTTATCAGGCGGATGTGGATATGCCTTTAAGAAAATCCCATGAAAACCCTGGCGTTCTGCAGCTCTATAAAGAGTTTTTGGAGAAACCCCTGGGCGAGAAATCCCATCACCTGTTGCATACCCACTATACTCCGCGAACTAAATATTAA
- a CDS encoding transglycosylase domain-containing protein — translation MPGKKKTVRRLNWTRLIALTVLVLFIIAAGASAGFMVAVVKNLPNWKPGDITGDMTTIFYDREGKQIAQRHGVENRIPVEFERIPEHLKNAFIATEDPNFMSHHGIDFRAIARAAYVNLKTGRWSQGGSTITIQLAKNAFIDQKDRNKKMLQRKVQEAILAIQLERTYRKEEIFEYYLNLIPFGRGAYGVQAAAKTFFGKDVEDLTLAESALIAGLTQRPSYYDPFKYPDRAKGRRARVLANMVEHGYISQSEADAANAEELHLAEKPQEITKAKYSFFVDHAIEEAERVLEDKGISSVEIYKGGYKIYTTMDTRVQDKIEEVYANPANFPKDMNGVPVQSAMVVLDHRTGEIVGLMGGRDYTTQRGLNRATQMKRPPGSAIKPIAVYAPALEKGFSPATVVDDVPVTYPGSTKPYSPKNYDGRYRGLINLRDAVKDSVNIPAVKMLDTIGVNTGYEFAKALGLPLVKTDKNLSLALGGLTYGVSPLDLASAYGAFANQGVRVEPHIITRIEDHDGSVLFEAKPKKTEVMSEQTAYLITDMLQTVVKAGTGTRAQMNRPVAGKTGTTQLPDKPEFRGKAGNQDAWFAGYTPELVGVVWMGFDTTDAKHYLPQVYGGRYPAQIWKQVMQAALKDEPVKPFTVPKGITRVQIDKKSGLLPSELTPSMFVVTEVFAQQNVPKTVSDIWVEAQVCAETGQLPNPYCPDIVTGVFMRRPIPYTGSVLPEDAELELPKETCTLHGPNGTIPEVPTWGDTGVPGGNTDINTGNKGGRVTPGSEPEEKNAEKTPEAPFLYGEQEGMGVRLYWKADNSRGDLIFSVERWTAKNPKRYSVTITTNQTYLDQQVEVGETYYYRVFAINKNNNLSTPSNEVKVKLK, via the coding sequence ATGCCTGGAAAGAAAAAAACCGTACGGAGGTTAAACTGGACACGGCTTATTGCGCTGACTGTGCTTGTACTTTTTATTATTGCCGCCGGTGCATCTGCCGGCTTCATGGTAGCTGTCGTCAAAAACCTGCCAAACTGGAAGCCGGGAGATATAACCGGAGACATGACTACCATTTTTTATGATCGAGAAGGAAAACAAATAGCCCAACGGCACGGTGTAGAAAACCGTATTCCGGTAGAATTTGAAAGAATTCCCGAACATCTTAAAAATGCTTTTATCGCAACCGAGGACCCCAATTTTATGTCTCATCACGGTATCGATTTTCGTGCTATAGCCAGGGCTGCCTATGTTAACCTAAAAACAGGAAGATGGAGCCAAGGGGGAAGCACAATCACCATCCAGCTGGCTAAAAATGCTTTTATCGATCAAAAAGATCGCAATAAGAAGATGCTGCAGCGTAAAGTTCAAGAAGCTATTTTAGCAATTCAATTGGAAAGGACCTATCGCAAGGAAGAAATTTTTGAATATTATCTTAACCTGATTCCCTTTGGCCGCGGTGCTTATGGTGTGCAAGCAGCCGCTAAGACTTTTTTCGGAAAAGATGTGGAAGATCTCACCTTGGCCGAAAGCGCTTTAATTGCGGGATTAACTCAGCGTCCCTCTTATTACGACCCTTTTAAATATCCGGACCGGGCTAAAGGGAGACGGGCACGGGTACTAGCCAATATGGTAGAACATGGCTATATTTCCCAAAGTGAGGCTGATGCAGCTAATGCTGAAGAATTACATTTAGCTGAAAAACCTCAAGAAATAACCAAAGCAAAATATTCTTTTTTTGTAGACCACGCCATAGAAGAAGCTGAAAGAGTACTAGAGGATAAGGGCATTTCCTCTGTTGAAATTTACAAGGGTGGTTACAAGATCTATACCACCATGGATACCAGGGTTCAGGATAAAATCGAAGAAGTTTATGCAAATCCGGCTAATTTTCCTAAAGATATGAATGGCGTACCGGTCCAAAGTGCAATGGTAGTATTAGATCACCGCACCGGTGAAATCGTTGGTTTGATGGGCGGACGGGATTATACTACTCAAAGGGGGCTTAACAGAGCCACACAAATGAAACGCCCACCTGGTTCAGCAATTAAACCTATTGCTGTTTACGCTCCAGCTTTAGAAAAAGGTTTTTCCCCTGCCACAGTTGTGGATGATGTACCGGTCACATATCCCGGCAGTACAAAACCATACAGCCCCAAAAATTACGATGGCAGGTACAGGGGTTTAATCAATTTACGAGATGCAGTTAAAGATTCAGTCAATATCCCTGCTGTAAAAATGCTTGATACTATCGGCGTAAATACAGGTTACGAGTTTGCAAAAGCTCTAGGCCTGCCGCTAGTAAAAACAGATAAAAACTTGAGTTTGGCTTTAGGTGGTTTAACTTATGGAGTCTCTCCTTTGGATTTAGCTTCTGCCTATGGCGCATTTGCCAATCAGGGTGTGCGCGTCGAACCGCACATTATTACCAGGATAGAAGATCATGATGGTAGCGTGCTTTTCGAGGCTAAGCCTAAAAAGACAGAAGTGATGAGTGAACAAACAGCATATTTAATAACAGATATGCTGCAAACGGTAGTTAAAGCCGGTACCGGTACACGAGCCCAAATGAACCGCCCAGTTGCCGGTAAAACCGGTACGACACAGCTGCCGGATAAGCCGGAGTTCAGGGGAAAAGCCGGCAACCAAGACGCTTGGTTTGCAGGATACACACCTGAATTAGTAGGTGTGGTTTGGATGGGGTTTGACACTACTGATGCCAAGCATTATTTACCACAAGTGTACGGCGGTAGATACCCTGCTCAGATCTGGAAACAAGTAATGCAGGCAGCTTTAAAAGATGAACCCGTAAAACCCTTTACAGTTCCTAAAGGAATTACCCGTGTACAAATTGACAAAAAATCCGGGCTTTTACCAAGCGAATTAACGCCATCCATGTTTGTAGTAACAGAAGTATTTGCACAACAAAATGTTCCAAAAACAGTTTCGGACATCTGGGTTGAAGCACAGGTGTGCGCAGAAACAGGACAGCTACCCAACCCTTATTGCCCGGATATTGTCACAGGAGTGTTCATGCGCAGGCCTATACCTTATACGGGGAGCGTATTGCCAGAAGATGCCGAACTGGAGCTGCCCAAAGAAACATGCACTCTTCACGGTCCCAATGGTACAATACCGGAGGTTCCTACTTGGGGCGATACAGGTGTCCCCGGAGGCAATACAGACATTAATACAGGGAATAAAGGCGGAAGAGTAACCCCTGGTTCTGAACCTGAAGAGAAAAATGCCGAAAAAACCCCGGAAGCGCCATTCCTTTATGGCGAACAAGAAGGAATGGGGGTAAGGCTTTACTGGAAGGCTGATAACAGCAGAGGGGATCTGATCTTTAGCGTTGAACGTTGGACAGCTAAAAATCCGAAACGTTACAGCGTGACCATTACTACTAATCAAACTTATCTCGACCAACAGGTAGAGGTAGGCGAAACTTATTACTATAGGGTCTTTGCCATCAATAAAAACAACAATTTAAGTACCCCTTCCAACGAGGTTAAAGTTAAATTGAAATAA
- a CDS encoding DUF3656 domain-containing U32 family peptidase — MVRSDIELLAPAGSWEALVAAVQNGADAVYLAGKAFGARYYAANFDKEELQAAVKYAHTRGVKIYVTVNTLIADSELEDAGHYINFLYEIGVDAIIVQDLGIVKLVQDLFPNLEMHASTQMTIHNAAGAQFLKSQGISRVVLAREVSLEDIRSIRQKTAVELEVFIHGALCISYSGQCLMSSMIGGRSGNRGKCAQPCRMKYRLVDAQGKEIPYGNFGEHLLSPRDLNTIAYLPEILTSGVASLKLEGRMKRPEYVATVIRVYRQAIDRYLANPAEYEVKPREMRDLAQIFNRDFTPGYFLGNQGADLMSYKRPNNRGLFLGRINKVSPDGKLVTLRLAENLAVNDGIEIWVSKGGRQGSTITKLWVHGQPVHEAEAGQEVTIEIPGRARAGDRIFKTHDARLIARAQESYKNVNAEPKIPLKMTVRVTQGQPLSLIAEDERGNVVRVKTSFIAEKAIKRPLTAEVVKEQLSRLGNTPFNIGEFDCQIEGEVMVPLSELNNVRRDAVACLEELRQSLFGRKPVDAWVISQYLERNTERRQIRKKELSLAVAVGEIKSGLAAVEAGAQRLYLYTAPFRSQRNQTGTIHALLKSAAENRCELVIALPRIWHQREAERMEKLIKQYEVLGIQGYLVGNIGTLQLLRDLGVTKQIYADYPLNVFNSLAIKLLEGQEGITSITLSPELTFEQIASLVLSQETQLECIVHGSLPLMLSEYCAVGALLGGRTAEKACSKPCLQGKYGLKDRLNLIFPLEMDENCRMHVYNSKELCLIEELEHFHKTGITSLRIEARKNSHEEIKFITGIYRQALTGFASGALEKDDLTRLKEKLEQKNSAGFTKGHYFRGVL, encoded by the coding sequence TTGGTTCGATCAGATATAGAGCTGCTTGCACCTGCAGGCAGTTGGGAAGCATTAGTGGCGGCAGTACAAAACGGGGCCGATGCAGTTTATTTAGCCGGGAAGGCTTTTGGCGCAAGGTATTATGCCGCCAATTTCGATAAGGAAGAACTGCAAGCAGCAGTAAAATATGCTCACACCAGAGGGGTTAAAATTTACGTAACAGTCAATACTTTGATTGCTGACAGCGAGTTGGAGGATGCCGGACATTACATAAATTTCCTGTATGAAATCGGTGTGGATGCGATTATTGTGCAGGATTTGGGTATTGTGAAGCTGGTTCAAGATTTATTCCCGAATTTGGAGATGCATGCCAGCACCCAAATGACCATTCACAATGCCGCGGGTGCCCAATTCTTGAAAAGCCAGGGAATATCAAGGGTTGTCCTGGCGAGGGAAGTTAGTCTGGAAGACATACGTTCTATCAGGCAAAAAACAGCCGTGGAATTGGAGGTTTTTATTCACGGCGCACTGTGTATCTCTTATTCGGGACAATGTTTAATGAGCAGCATGATTGGCGGGAGAAGCGGAAACAGGGGAAAATGTGCTCAGCCGTGCCGGATGAAATACCGCCTGGTTGATGCTCAAGGAAAAGAAATACCCTACGGCAATTTTGGTGAGCATTTGCTCAGTCCGAGGGATCTAAACACTATAGCCTACCTTCCCGAGATCCTGACTTCCGGAGTTGCCTCGTTAAAATTGGAAGGGAGGATGAAAAGACCTGAATATGTAGCCACCGTTATCCGAGTTTACCGGCAGGCAATTGACCGTTACTTGGCAAATCCTGCTGAATATGAAGTTAAACCTCGAGAAATGAGAGACCTGGCTCAAATTTTTAATCGTGATTTTACGCCTGGCTACTTTTTGGGTAACCAAGGGGCAGATCTGATGAGTTACAAAAGGCCCAATAACCGTGGTTTGTTCCTTGGCAGGATCAATAAAGTAAGTCCTGATGGCAAGTTGGTGACACTTAGATTAGCTGAAAACCTGGCAGTAAATGATGGCATTGAAATCTGGGTTTCCAAAGGAGGCAGACAAGGTTCAACTATAACAAAGCTATGGGTGCACGGGCAGCCTGTCCATGAGGCTGAAGCAGGGCAAGAAGTTACTATTGAGATTCCTGGAAGAGCCAGGGCAGGGGATAGGATCTTTAAGACTCATGACGCCAGGCTTATTGCCCGGGCCCAGGAATCATATAAAAACGTTAATGCTGAACCAAAAATACCTTTGAAAATGACGGTAAGAGTTACGCAGGGGCAACCCTTGAGCTTAATTGCCGAAGACGAGCGGGGAAATGTGGTTAGGGTTAAGACTTCTTTTATAGCTGAAAAAGCGATAAAGCGCCCATTGACAGCCGAGGTTGTCAAGGAGCAGTTAAGCAGGCTGGGAAATACTCCGTTTAACATAGGTGAATTTGATTGCCAAATCGAGGGTGAGGTTATGGTTCCCTTGAGCGAACTTAATAATGTACGCCGGGATGCCGTTGCATGCCTTGAAGAATTAAGGCAATCGCTTTTTGGGAGAAAGCCGGTCGATGCATGGGTTATAAGCCAGTACCTGGAACGCAATACAGAGAGAAGGCAAATACGGAAAAAAGAGCTTAGTTTAGCAGTTGCTGTGGGCGAAATTAAATCGGGTCTTGCTGCAGTTGAAGCAGGAGCTCAAAGGTTATATTTATATACTGCCCCTTTTCGCAGCCAGCGGAACCAGACAGGGACAATTCACGCTTTGCTTAAGTCTGCTGCAGAAAACCGTTGTGAACTGGTAATTGCTTTACCTAGAATTTGGCACCAGCGTGAAGCTGAGAGGATGGAAAAACTGATTAAACAATACGAAGTGCTGGGTATCCAAGGCTACTTGGTGGGCAATATCGGCACATTGCAGTTACTCAGGGATCTAGGTGTGACTAAGCAAATATACGCAGATTACCCGCTAAACGTATTTAACAGTTTAGCAATTAAACTATTGGAAGGACAGGAAGGAATAACTTCAATCACCTTATCCCCGGAGTTAACCTTTGAACAAATAGCTAGTTTGGTTTTAAGCCAAGAAACACAATTGGAATGTATTGTTCATGGCTCGCTGCCCTTAATGCTTTCTGAATATTGCGCCGTAGGGGCTTTGCTTGGAGGAAGAACTGCTGAGAAAGCCTGTTCCAAACCATGTTTACAGGGCAAATACGGACTGAAAGATAGGTTAAACTTAATATTTCCTTTGGAAATGGATGAGAATTGTCGCATGCATGTTTATAATTCCAAAGAACTTTGCCTCATAGAGGAGCTGGAACATTTCCACAAGACGGGAATAACTAGCTTAAGGATTGAAGCACGTAAGAACAGTCACGAAGAAATAAAATTTATTACCGGTATATACCGCCAAGCATTGACAGGCTTTGCGTCAGGGGCTTTGGAAAAAGATGATTTGACTAGGTTGAAGGAAAAATTAGAACAAAAAAACTCCGCCGGATTTACCAAAGGACATTACTTTCGTGGTGTGTTATAA
- a CDS encoding endonuclease MutS2: MQRSYVKLELPKILEMLSRFCTTPLSRELVDGLTPQTELAILQNWQAETTEAREILRFFPTIPLGGIRDVRQALHRAELGAILEPSDLLAICDTVKAGRRLRRFCLEMKRPFPIVQALANQIGVFSELETMIEAAIDDEANVRDDASPELFRLRRKIAATHEKIKAKLEAVLRSQETQKYLQDNLITIRGDRYVIPVKQEYRSQIPGLVHDQSASGATLFIEPLAVVELNNELRTVISAEKNEIERILQNLSKNVQVYAKEITETLQKLAYLDFVFAKGRLSEKMDASEPELNTEGKIKLIRARHPLIQGEVVPTSLELGYEFNTLVITGPNTGGKTVTLKTVGLFSLMAQVGLHIPAEPGSVTAIFQKIFADIGDEQSIEQSLSTFSSHLKNIIEIVKQVNSSSLVLLDELGAGTDPTEGSALAMAILEFLHKNGAKTIATTHYSELKAFAYSTPGIKNASVEFDAETLRPTYKLIIGLPGRSNAMEIALRLGLPADLVRRARSFISKEELQVADMIQDLEENRRASHAEREEIERLKQEIVLLKQALEEERQELKIKEAKILEKAYLEAEEIIAKSRHQAEEIIKSLRTELTAEARRAQEQIAQAAKQQLKNAAEELGQKVKKLNVTPGKPPEYLQPGDQVFITTLQQKGVVLTPLNAQGEVQVQAGILKINVSLKHLRKIEKEATASEKSGVVQLMKDKSLQISNELDLRGLLVEEALEKVDKYLDDAVLANLPNVYLIHGKGTGALRSAIKEHLLRHPHVKNFRIGDYSEGGTGVTVVQLKG, from the coding sequence ATGCAAAGATCATATGTAAAGTTGGAATTACCTAAAATTCTTGAAATGCTATCAAGGTTTTGTACAACTCCTTTAAGCAGGGAACTGGTGGATGGTTTAACTCCGCAAACTGAGCTGGCAATATTACAAAACTGGCAAGCGGAAACGACCGAGGCCAGGGAGATTTTGCGGTTTTTTCCTACCATCCCCTTAGGAGGTATCAGGGATGTCAGACAGGCGTTGCACAGAGCGGAACTAGGTGCTATACTTGAACCTTCTGATTTGTTGGCTATTTGCGATACAGTAAAAGCTGGACGGCGCTTGCGCCGTTTTTGTCTTGAAATGAAACGTCCTTTTCCCATTGTGCAAGCTCTTGCCAATCAGATAGGTGTCTTTTCTGAATTGGAGACAATGATTGAAGCGGCAATAGATGATGAAGCAAATGTACGCGATGACGCTTCGCCTGAGCTCTTCCGTCTGAGACGGAAAATCGCTGCTACTCATGAAAAGATTAAAGCTAAATTAGAAGCTGTGTTACGATCGCAAGAAACCCAAAAATACCTCCAGGATAATTTAATAACTATTAGAGGTGACAGGTATGTAATTCCTGTAAAGCAGGAATATAGGTCGCAGATTCCAGGTTTAGTACATGACCAGTCTGCCAGTGGTGCTACCCTGTTTATTGAACCGCTGGCTGTTGTAGAACTGAACAATGAATTGCGTACAGTTATCTCGGCTGAAAAAAATGAGATAGAACGGATTTTACAAAACTTATCAAAAAACGTCCAGGTGTACGCCAAGGAGATCACGGAGACTCTACAAAAGCTGGCTTACTTAGACTTTGTCTTTGCTAAAGGCCGCCTCAGCGAAAAAATGGATGCCAGTGAACCAGAGTTGAATACTGAAGGTAAAATCAAATTAATTAGAGCCCGCCATCCGTTGATTCAAGGGGAGGTAGTACCGACCAGTTTAGAACTAGGGTATGAATTTAACACACTTGTTATAACTGGACCAAATACAGGCGGGAAAACAGTAACATTAAAAACTGTTGGCCTGTTTTCATTAATGGCGCAAGTTGGGCTGCACATTCCGGCTGAACCAGGCTCTGTCACAGCAATTTTCCAGAAAATATTTGCTGATATTGGCGATGAGCAAAGCATTGAACAGTCCTTAAGCACTTTTTCTTCCCACTTAAAAAATATTATTGAGATCGTCAAGCAGGTTAATTCATCTTCTCTAGTGCTGTTAGATGAATTGGGTGCCGGTACGGACCCAACTGAAGGTTCGGCTTTGGCCATGGCTATTTTGGAGTTTTTGCACAAGAACGGTGCCAAGACCATAGCCACGACCCATTACAGTGAACTTAAGGCATTTGCTTATTCTACCCCCGGTATTAAAAACGCCAGTGTGGAATTTGACGCGGAAACGCTGCGCCCAACATACAAACTGATAATTGGTTTGCCGGGACGCAGCAATGCAATGGAGATTGCACTGCGTTTGGGACTGCCGGCTGATTTGGTAAGACGGGCCAGGTCTTTTATCTCCAAGGAAGAGTTGCAAGTAGCCGATATGATTCAAGACTTGGAAGAAAACAGGCGGGCGAGTCACGCGGAACGGGAAGAAATAGAACGGTTGAAACAAGAGATTGTTTTATTGAAGCAAGCTTTAGAGGAAGAAAGACAAGAATTAAAAATTAAAGAAGCTAAAATACTGGAGAAAGCATACCTGGAGGCTGAAGAGATAATAGCTAAATCCAGGCATCAGGCTGAAGAGATAATTAAGAGTTTACGCACCGAGTTGACTGCTGAAGCAAGGCGCGCCCAAGAACAAATTGCCCAGGCAGCAAAGCAGCAATTAAAAAATGCTGCTGAGGAGTTGGGGCAAAAAGTAAAAAAATTAAATGTTACACCGGGAAAACCTCCGGAGTATTTGCAGCCTGGCGATCAAGTATTTATAACCACTCTGCAGCAAAAAGGTGTTGTTTTGACACCGCTTAATGCACAAGGAGAGGTCCAAGTTCAGGCGGGTATATTGAAAATCAATGTTAGCTTAAAACATCTAAGAAAAATTGAGAAAGAAGCTACAGCCAGCGAAAAGTCTGGCGTCGTCCAACTGATGAAAGACAAAAGTTTGCAGATTTCCAATGAATTGGATCTGCGGGGGCTCTTAGTTGAAGAAGCTTTGGAGAAAGTGGATAAATACTTGGACGATGCTGTTTTAGCTAATTTGCCTAATGTCTACCTTATCCATGGTAAAGGAACTGGGGCCCTGCGCAGCGCAATAAAAGAACATCTCCTGCGTCACCCTCACGTTAAGAATTTTAGAATAGGTGATTACAGTGAAGGAGGTACCGGTGTTACAGTAGTGCAGCTAAAAGGTTAA
- the tyrS gene encoding tyrosine--tRNA ligase, which produces MTIEQEIKRQLDIIRRGAVEIVPEDELVKKVQKSVIEHRPLKVKLGLDPNAPDIHLGHTVVLQKMRQFQELGHEVIIIIGDFTGRIGDPTGKSETRKQLTEEEVQRNAQTYKEQIFKILDPAKTKVVFNSQWLAPLTFEDVIKLAANYTVARMLERDDFAKRYRENLPISIHEFFYPLMQGYDSVALEADIELGGTDQKFNLLMGRTLQKEYGQEPQVALMMPILEGLDGVQKMSKSLGNYIGINESPQEMYGKTMSIADELMVRYFELVTSVSLEELQEIKEGLQTGKLHPRDVKMRLAREIVSMYHGKEAALEAEENFKKVFQKHELPDELPEVVLKEPELLQKIWLPKLLVAINLAGSTSEARRLITQGAVKIDEQKVTDSSQEIIPENGMVIQVGKRKFAKLIVKQ; this is translated from the coding sequence TTGACAATCGAGCAAGAAATTAAACGTCAGCTTGATATTATTAGACGTGGAGCAGTGGAAATTGTTCCGGAAGATGAACTTGTTAAAAAAGTACAGAAATCTGTAATAGAACATAGACCTCTTAAAGTTAAGCTTGGCCTAGATCCCAACGCACCGGATATACATTTGGGACATACGGTTGTGTTGCAAAAGATGCGGCAATTTCAGGAACTGGGCCACGAAGTAATTATTATCATTGGCGATTTTACAGGCCGAATCGGGGATCCTACAGGAAAATCAGAAACCAGGAAACAGCTTACAGAAGAAGAAGTTCAAAGGAATGCACAAACATATAAAGAACAGATTTTTAAGATTTTAGACCCTGCTAAGACAAAGGTTGTTTTTAATAGTCAGTGGCTCGCTCCTTTAACCTTTGAGGATGTTATAAAACTGGCGGCTAATTACACGGTGGCACGCATGCTGGAGCGGGATGACTTTGCCAAGCGTTACCGTGAAAATCTCCCTATTAGTATCCATGAATTTTTCTATCCTTTGATGCAGGGGTACGATTCAGTTGCGTTAGAAGCCGATATAGAATTAGGTGGAACAGACCAAAAATTTAACTTGTTAATGGGAAGGACTTTGCAAAAGGAATATGGACAAGAACCGCAGGTAGCTTTGATGATGCCGATTTTAGAAGGGCTAGATGGCGTACAAAAAATGAGCAAGAGCTTAGGCAATTACATCGGCATTAATGAGAGCCCACAGGAAATGTACGGAAAAACCATGTCAATTGCAGACGAGCTGATGGTTCGTTATTTTGAACTTGTTACCAGCGTTTCCCTAGAAGAACTGCAAGAGATAAAAGAAGGTTTACAAACCGGCAAATTACATCCGAGAGATGTGAAAATGCGCTTAGCCAGGGAAATTGTTAGCATGTACCATGGCAAAGAAGCTGCCTTGGAAGCAGAAGAAAATTTCAAAAAGGTCTTTCAAAAACATGAGTTACCCGATGAGCTACCTGAAGTAGTGCTAAAAGAGCCTGAACTACTTCAAAAGATTTGGTTACCTAAATTACTGGTTGCTATCAATCTGGCCGGAAGTACCAGTGAAGCAAGACGCCTAATAACGCAAGGGGCTGTAAAAATCGATGAGCAAAAGGTAACTGACAGCTCGCAAGAGATTATACCTGAAAATGGGATGGTCATACAGGTAGGTAAAAGGAAATTTGCTAAATTAATCGTAAAACAATAA